In Candidatus Latescibacter sp., the following are encoded in one genomic region:
- a CDS encoding DUF86 domain-containing protein: MSRREDKVALLHMRDHATEAVENVRGRDRSDLDNDRIFALAMIKLVEIIGEAAGRVSTPMRDTHKQIPWKQIIGTRHRLVHGYDQIDFDILWKIVSFELPRISEQLEEILNEDNTNES; this comes from the coding sequence ATGTCGCGGCGTGAGGATAAGGTGGCTCTGCTCCATATGCGTGATCATGCCACTGAGGCTGTCGAGAATGTGCGGGGACGTGACCGCAGCGATCTTGACAACGACCGAATATTTGCCCTGGCGATGATAAAGCTTGTTGAAATTATTGGAGAGGCCGCTGGCCGAGTCTCCACGCCGATGCGTGACACTCACAAGCAGATTCCCTGGAAACAGATTATTGGTACACGCCATCGTCTCGTCCACGGCTATGATCAAATTGATTTCGACATTTTGTGGAAGATTGTGTCATTTGAGCTGCCGAGAATTTCAGAACAACTTGAAGAGATCCTCAACGAGGATAACACAAACGAATCGTAA
- a CDS encoding DUF2442 domain-containing protein — translation MRKIKEVKVLGQYQLNLVFYDGVRGTVDLSDLVGKGVFSIWRDRSVFEHVQIGSSGELAWSDQADLCPDALYLKVTGKKPEDIFPALRCEETHA, via the coding sequence ATGCGAAAAATCAAAGAGGTCAAGGTGCTCGGCCAGTATCAACTGAATCTTGTATTCTATGATGGAGTTCGCGGTACTGTCGATCTTTCTGATCTGGTTGGAAAAGGTGTATTCTCGATATGGCGTGACCGCAGTGTTTTTGAGCATGTTCAGATCGGATCGTCCGGAGAGCTGGCCTGGAGTGATCAGGCCGATTTATGTCCTGATGCCCTGTACCTGAAGGTAACTGGGAAGAAGCCTGAGGATATCTTCCCCGCGTTGCGCTGTGAGGAGACCCATGCCTGA